Below is a genomic region from Rosa chinensis cultivar Old Blush chromosome 5, RchiOBHm-V2, whole genome shotgun sequence.
GTGGTGTTAGCAGAACTAATAAATATATGATACACTTTAGGGAGTTTCTTAATAAAGCTGGGTTAATTTCTCTTCCTTACACAAGTAATGCTTTTACTTGGACCAATAAACAACATAATGATGATCGTATTTGTGAAAGGTTAGATCGAGCCTTAGCTAACAGTTCAGCATTGTCCTTGTTTCCTCATATCACACTTAATAATTTGCCAATTGCTGGATCCGATCATGATCCCATATTGTTGTCTTTCAACCCCCCAATTACTAAGAAACGTCGAGCCTTTAGGTTAGAGGCTATGTGGCTTCACCATCCAGACTTTCTAAACATAGTTTAGACTACTTGGAGGTTTCCATCCGTGGGGACTTCCATAGAGAATTTTCCGTCAAAAGCCAATGCTTTTCAAGCACTAGATATAACTTGAAATGCTTCTACATTTGGTAATCTTTTTCAACATATGAGACAGTTACATAGGCAGATTCAGCACATTCAAAGCTATCGACCAGGTACTTCTCCTCCTCCTAATGGCTCTCTTGAATTTTCCTTAATCTCTCAACTTGAATCGTTGTTTCGGGATGAAGAATTGTTTTGGGCTCAACGTGCTAAAACTAATTGGTTACAACTAGGTGACAAAAATGCAAGATTTTTTCAAATGAAAGCTACTGTTCGTAGGAAAAAGAATCAAATCTTACGCATTAGTGATGATCTCAATAATTGGACCAATGATCAAGATCATATTGCTTCGATCCTtatcaatgcttttcaaaaacGTTTTACGTCTTCTACCACTCCTTCTCATGCGTTATCATCTTTTCTCTCATTTATCCAACCTTGCATTTCTGAGCATGATAATGTCTCGTTATTGGCTCCGGTCTCATTGGATGATGTTTTTAAGGCAGTTCATAGTATTGGAGCTTTGAAAGCCCCAGGTCCAGATGGTCTGTCTGCTATTTTTTTCCACACTTTTTGGCACCAAGTCAAGGATTCTTTATTTCAGTTAGTCTCTGATTTCTTTTCTTCGAACATTGATTTGTCTCTCATAAATCGTACTAACCTTGTTCTTATCCTAAAGACTGAGCACCCAGAAATTGTGAACCACTATCGACCAATAAGTCTTTGTATTATGAAGATCGTGGTAACCAGGCTTCGCCCTTTACTAGTTAGGTGTACGTATCTCTCCGAACCAAGGTGGCTTTACCCCCGGTAAGTCTATTCATGATAACATTCTTATTGCGCATGAATTATTTTAGTCTTTTAATAAGAAACGTGGTAGGATGGGGTGTATGGCAATTAAAATTGACTTGGAGAAAGCttatgattttctcaattgGGATTATTTGTTCGCTTGTCTACAGGCCTTTGGTTTTTCTGATCAATGTATAAGTCTAATAAAAAATTGTCTCACTACTATCTCTTTTTCAATCCTCCTTAATGGTTGCCCGCATGGTTCGTTTAAGCCTAATAGAGGGATTCGTCAGGGCGACCCTCTTTCACCCTACTTATTTATTCTTGCTATGGAGCCTTTTATTCAGAGTCTAAATTCCCTTGCTACTAAATCTAAATCACATGTTGGTCTTTTGACTTCTACCCATGGTTTTAAGGTTTCTAATTTTATGTTTGCGGATGATTGTCTTATTTTTGCTAAAACTTCTCATTCTGCGGCAACAAATTTTTTACGTACcttaactcttttttttaagCTTCTAGCCAGCACATAAATTATCATAAGTTCACtgttgttgtaaatgataatgactattcatgcaataggtattgcttaatgtatgcgattgacagactcataatgtatgtgattgacagactcgtaatgcgTGCGATTGACATATTTGTAATGtccgattgattagtatagctattatgtattgccttttgtatacatgatgtaaccgtatataaacctcatggtgagatgaatacaatacaattatccaattctctacaacacgttatcagcacgacactctaacccaagccctagccagaaaaaaaaccctaacactcgaaatttctttcaccaaaaactgccgcaagctcctagcccttgctagccataccgtgcgctTCTCCTGCAGTCCTTGAGCACCCGTGTacctcctactgcccctgcagcatcttcgcacgcctgctgcccctacAGCATAGCAGCACGCTCTTTTCTGTGCAGATTAGCCTGTTTGCACCCCCCAAACATCTTGAtcaggacctcagatcaaaatccttccttcatcaaagttgttcgtctttGCCTCTTATAtatgacctccaaatttcagccctattggagtcgttttgagatctgtacacaaTTCGAATTAGGAgttgttcagaagcgaatctgctccgaatttcaacaaggaagttttaaagattaaagttcatgCTTTCtggtcttttaaattcctttattttctgcaggattttcaatatacgaacatgggttcgattatttaataaagcgaaattgtggggattcacgcttaacgaactaagagtgttcgtatgaactaagagtgttcataatgctcggactaagagcatctgtaagcatcaaattgtgaccatattaaaacattattgtttggtctaatccaaaagagattcttggaaattgttttcttggtagcatagctcggaaatcttattattttagttttcgtggaagtttagctccgaaactaatatatcttctcttcttattttcaggatgtcgaatgaacctagactcgactttcccatgcttgactcaacaggctcggattaacacagttgggtaaccgatgttgagaaccacctcacttcagatggaatattacccataatccaggcacctaacctggATCGTGTGTTCgtacgaacacctacaaagcatgctcaaatACTTATCCTGATGCGActccatatggacaaggcactcagatttgAGTATATTTCGATCAatgatgcaagagagctatgggtaacgctagaagagcgctttggcaatgtccaagattccctcctccctaacttgaaggttcaatggaacaatctgcgctttgctgatttcaagtctgttgctgaatataattcagaagctcttcgcctacagtccatgttgaggttttgtggacaacctgtcacagagcaagagctaattgagaaaactctctccaccttccccgtttcagccattgtggtatcaaagcaataccgcactgaagtcaatgaTGGACGAATcatgaggtttcatcagcttatcaatctcatatctgtagttgagaaacatgataacatactcgtgaggaattataattcaaggcccattggaactaaaagcgttcatgaggcgaattataatgcacccaaaagagggcgcaaggaccagaaccctaagaataagggatatgagggacgtatgggtccatataaccaccctaataaggaaggaaaccgcaggtttggtgcggatacacgtggtggcaatgccacaagTGGGAGAGGTGGTTGTAGTCTCtttggtcgtggtggtggcgccatggctcgtggtggtggcaccaaccctcctagggaacgcccacaacgtgcagCTCAGTTAAAGGGAGgaaaccacaatgacatgtgccatcgatgtggatcaagtgagcattggttcaagcaatgcaagacaagcgagcaactagcttcaagatacagggcatacagggacctgagggagcaagaagtgtaccttgcagaagaagaagaaaatggtggagacatccatctcaccatagaggacttcaaagctgacgatgaagtgcacaaggatgccgcagactttgattagattagtccttttatttttcaagaatttttgtaatggcaatatgccttagtcaataaatgtcaattgtattaaactctttcttatgtggtgcacccaatgaaatatgatgtctaggaaagtcattgagattaatggtacttaagagaccTCGCTCCactaacatctctctctactttcctggtcatatttgattggagttaccaaacggatagaatgactacaatgtgtcttagtttgattttattttggattagactttttgggacctttgatgtaatcattgactatctttattaataaagtatcgtattattattcgatgtcatggacatgttttaattccaaactttattatttttcagtatgtttcctggagagttggaatgccttgttgatagtggcaccacacatactatattgcgacataggcaactatttcgatggatgacgcctagtcgatcttctgtgactacgatggctagaccttcacaattgattcatggtcaaggaccagctcaatttatattgccaaatggcataAGTATTAaagtcaccgaagctctatatgctcctagggctggaaggaccatattgagttttaaagatataagagccaatggttttcatgtggaaacacattgtgagaatggacaagagttcatttgcatcacctctaatgactatggaaataaacgagtattagagaaacttatggatcgatctagtgggttgtatgcaaccactattcaaattattgaatccaaccatgtcatgagagatgacttatgggattctgacacaaataggctttggcatgaccgtttgggacacccaggtcgtgatatgatgatccgtatgttaaagacttcacacggacatccatttttcaaaacgaaaagaagtcagaaccaaaattcgatccaaggtagggctggcgccgcctaccccctacggcccaaaagtggtattgacgccaccaatacctccttggttccttttctacttctaaagtcaattgtgacttcgtggatcaaccggatacttccctggttgcttctaaagccatctttcgttttgcaaaacctactctttagcaaaattaggatcgagaccatcctatgcaaaggacactaaagaaaatattccattcttacaaagaatccaaggtgatatttgtggacctattcaaccaatttgcggaccatttagatattttatggtgttggttgatgcatcgacacgatggtcacatgtcatgctattgtccacaagaaatgctgcatttgctaaactcctagctcaaatcattaaattaagggctcaccaccctgatcatcccattaagtcaattcgtcttgacaatgctggagagtttacatcaaaaatgtttgatgactattgcatgtccattgggattgaggttgaacaccctgttcctcatgttcacacccaaaatggtctcacagaagctgccattaaaagactttaaatggtctctagagcattggttatgcgcaccaatctccctgtttctgcttagggctatgcaatattgcatgcagctgtgctcattcgtctgagaCCTATTGCCACTCCACCCTTTTCTGCATCCTAGATGGTtattggatatgagcctgatgtctcacacttacacatatttggatGTACaatttatgtgtcaattgcgccgccacagcgcaccaaaataggtcctcaaagacgattaggcatttatgttggatatgactctccaaccattatccgctacttagaacccttgataggAGATCTATTTACctctagatttgcagattgtcactttgatgagacaatcttcctatcgttagggggagataggaacaataatgttcaacaggaacaataggaattatcgtggtctgtccccactttgtctcatcttgatcccagaaccgcacagtccgaaattgaaatgcggagaattctcaatcttcagaatgtagcagactctatgcctgatgcgttttctgatatcgctaaagtgacaagatcacatatacctactgcaaacgtgcctgcaaggattgatgtccctaaaaatcatggacatggcgccacccctaggggtattgggcatggcgcctccaccactaatagtgatggcaatgtggctcaggcccgGTTCCCaacaaggaaacgtgggaggcctaaagcttcgatggattctcacccgagaaagaaagcgagtttggcacagaaggatccattaatcatcgacataaataacccgtctcatgaagatattccggattatggttatgtccaagagacatcattgggggacgctccaatgttagaaccaattccagggaatagggagatctccatgaattacactagtgtacatgagacattgaATCgaaattctattatccttgatgatgtgtttgcatattctattgctcaaggaattatagaacacgatgatatcgaacctcgctccgttgaggaatgtcaacgaagagcatattggcctaaatggaaagatgtaatccaggttgaattggattcactaacaaagagacaggtatttgggcctataacgctgacacccccaagtataaagcctgttggccataaatgggtcttcgttagaaagcgtaatgagaaaaatgaggttattagatataaagcccgtcttgtggcgcaaggtttctcacaacgccctagaatcgactacgaggagacatattctctcgtaatggacgttataacgttccgctaccttgtcagctTGATAGTTtacgaaaaacttgacatgcagcttatggatgtggttacagcatatctctatggggatctagattcatatatatatatatatatatatatatatatatatatatacaagtggctctaaaccacggagcgctttttcaataagattgagacgctcactatatggattgaaacaattcggatggatgtggtataaccgtctaagtgactacttgattgggaagggatatgtcaacaatcaAATATGCcaatgcgtgtttataaagaggacaagttccggatttgcaattgtagcagtttatgtcgatgacatgaacctaattggaaccctagatgagttaaaggaaactgctaagtacttgaaatctgaatttgagatgaaagatcttgggaaaacacagttttgccttggactagaactcgagcaccgtagtgattgaattatgatccatcaatcagcatatactcaaaaattattaaggcgctttaatgaagataaagcaaagcctgtgagtactcccatgatcgatcgtagtcttgagcctaaAAAATATCCGTTTCGTCCAatggatgaggacgaagacttattagaggctgaagtgccctatttaagtgcaataggcgcatgcttgtacttagctcaatgcacaagaccggacatctcattcgcagtgaacttgttagctcgacacagttctgcgccaacacgtcgCCATTGGATAGGCATAAatacaatctttcgatacttaagaggtacgattgatatggacttgttctatccctacaaagagaaaagaaataacggaagtgtgggatcagactccacaaggcaaaacacCACCTTCcatgctcctcctcccttccatcaaaatgacaacgatatcttgatgggttttgctgatgcaaggtatctctctgaccctcacaaaggtggctcccaaacgggttatgtctttaccatgggaagcactacgATATCTTGAATAATCAATCTTGGCCTTCTGGTTGGGCCAACCACTTTGGGCACGTGTTCCAAAatgaggtctacaaagcagacccttgttgttGCTTCcttaaatcatgcagagattatcgctctacatgaagccgtgtgagaatgcatatggctaaggtctatagttagacacatttgaggaacttgtggtttgaagtctactacAGATGatcctacatgcatttatgaagataatgcagcttgtattgagcaaataaaGTTAGggttcatcaagggcgacaacaccaagcatatatcgcctaagttcttttacaatcagcaacaacaaacacttctaaatattgaagtgaatcaaatccgttcagaggataatgtagcggacttgtttaacaagtcattacctaaatccaccttctagaacatgtgaagagcatcggattaagaaagttatccgaactcccataattgtagaaatcaggggaagaccttgacatcagggggaggtatgatgtctacatgttcgatcttgaagagtgaatgacgtgttgtgctctttttgctcttcgaccagggttatttttatcccacagggtttttgttacctggcaagatttttagtgaggcaacgatcaaaacgtcatcaccgagtttgaaCGGCACAAGGGGAGTGtcgaaggatgtcgactactccacattcatgcgcgttgtgctctttttctccttcgaccaaggttgttttttcccacagggtttttatacttagcaaggtttttgaccaggcaacttagaagcgcatagcagaggcaacactattgacatggaatatccaagggggagtgttgtaaatgataatgactattcatgcaataggtattgcttaatgtatgcgattgacagactcgtaatgtatgcgattgacagactcgtaatgcatgcgattgacatacttgtaatgtgcgattgattagtatagctattatgtattgccttttgtatatattatgtaaccctatataaacctcatggtgagatgaatacaatacaattatccaattctctacaacaactGTTTATTTTTCCAACAATATTTCGGCCTCGGTAAAAAGAGATATTGCATGTTGTTTAGGTATTCAGCATAAATCTTCTATTGGTAGATATCTTGGTTTTCATAAAAGAGATTGCTTACAAGGAGTTGTcaatttacacacacacacacacacacacacacacacacacacacacatgtatgtCCATATTTTACATAAAAATGTTGACTTTTTCAAAATATATGAATGATACTAAATATATTTGTAATTACGAGGCTAACACTTCCCATATTCCCATATCTATATATGCCCATAAAAGCGAGGTTAACGATGCCTCTCAAGCGAGGCTAAGCACACAAAAAGATGTACTATGTTTTTCCAATCTTATGGAAGCAATTAATCTCGGAAGTTTctccacacaaaaaaaaatgtcaatcaAGACCGTGATTATTAGATTTTCCATCTAAAACTGTGGGACTATAGCACACAGTTTTTATGGATCAAAATTGCATGTTCTTATTTTGGAGAGCAACAAGCTGAGctgaaatttgattttggtttcggGTGAGTGTTTCCATGGACAAGTGTAGctcttcattttggttttgcagAAATTCCGGAGTGTTGGAAGTCTGAAAACTCAGGAGGAGATGAAGAGGTATTGAGGAGTTGGGAAGAGGAGGATGGTTGAGCAGATgtgagtggtggtggtgggaagTAGAGGATGATTGAATAGAGAAACTCTTGAACATTTGGGGATCTCAGATGTGTCAATATCTGATTGACTCGTTATTTTGATGAAtcattttttttgaataaaagaagATTATGTAAATAGTACTTACTCGAAATGTCACTTATCATAAATAATTCGCCATGATAAATTTGATTCATACATAATATCATGAAAAATGGATAAATATTTTGGCTGCTACTTAGTATCGGCAATATGTTTGAAAAAGTGTccaaaaatatcaaatttagataTTTGCATCCTGTCAAAGTAAGGAACCATGACATATATGTGTGGAAATATTCCATTTTGAGAGAGTTGAAAAAGCACTATCTCGTTAAAGATTCTATACATCTACTCTTTCTCAAAGCAATTCTATAGACAACAACCccgctttttcttctttttggatgGTAAATATTTCTTTGAACATGAAGTGTGAATCAAACCCATCATTGAATtgaaattgagatattaattcaAGTTCTTCTCTTCTGAATCAAATAGATTCATATCTAAAAAGAATTTATTGTCAACCCTTTCAAAACTGAGTATTTGTGGTTCTATTAGAAGTGTTCAAGAAATGTCTGCTATCGAGTTAATAAGCTCTACCAATGAATGGAATTAGAACTATGCCTTGAATTTAGATACAAATTAAATACTTCTTTATTACAGCATAGTTCATTTGTTGCAACTAAAGCCTGATTACAACGATCATTTATATCGCAGCTCTCTTATGATCTTATATATTGCGCATAATGCAAATACGCACAATCAATGACAAATTGAGCTGCTTTTCTACATTTATCAGTCTAAACCATTTCCTCATGTTTTAGTATATAAATTTAGAACATATACAAGCAAATCCAGCAAATGCCATTGACTTAACTGCTACAGAGCTTGGCAGCTTCCCCTTGTCCTTCCTTAGGTATAGGGCTTCGTACAACGGTAGGTTAATGACAATCAAAACCCCACATAGAAGAATCTGCAAGCACATTGTCTCATAAACTTCTGCAAAGCCAATTGTTCCAGCGACTGCTGCCTGCACAAACCCGGCAAAGCAGTACAAGTTGAGCAATGCTAGTGTTGCCAGTATGGTAAACATTGGACACGATCCGCCAAATTCCATGATCTCTTTCTTATACCGTTCGGACACATCTGCATCGGCCACCTTGGCTGTTATTACAAATGCTGAATCTGTGTATCCAAGGTAGTGTACAATGGTGTCGATGAAGGCAAATAGGTATGAGGTTATTCTCTGGTAAAGCCATATACGTTGGTCGTTCCACCAACCTAACATTGTGCCTCCACACCACATATACTCCAGAAAGCTCCCAATGTTCTTAGCAATTATAACATATGCAAATGGTATGATCCATCGGCTTGAAATCTAATTCCACAAGACACAGCCCATTTTATAGAAAGCGGAGAGatataatttatatatgtaCGTGAAAGCATTCAATCTTaacaaattaaacaataaaGATTCAATATCGTATCTAAGTCTCGGAAAGCATTCAATCATAACAAATTGTCTCGGACGATCTATGCCTAGTTACTGCAAAAAGACTGGATAAGTCGGATAGTATAATATATAAGATGAACTATACCTGAGGAAATAAGGATGTGCCTCTAAGGAGGTAAAGTGAAGGGAGAATCGAGTAAATTAGTGTTGCCCAGCAGTTAGCAGCCCATAAGTTGTAGCGAAGGTATCCAAGTTGATGGCCTAAACTAATCTTTCCATGCCCAAACCATACAGCACTGTACTTTGAAAGCATAATCTGGAGGTTACCTTCAGACCATCTCTTATGCTGCACAAGTATCTGAAGCAATGTGGTTGCATTTAATCCTAAGAAAGCTTTCCTTGTTGGATTGCAATACACTGATTTCCATCCTCGGCATTGGATCGATAACCCCGTTATCACATCTTCAACCGGGCACCCATATTTCAAACCCATCTGCAAGTCATAAAGATTTCGACTGAGCTCAAATTTGAGTACGGCTACATTCGTTAAAATTGTAAATTAAGAAATATAATTAGGTAATAGTGtattattaaaaaaacaaatattaggCAATACTTATTTCTAACACTATTTGAGATGCAATAGTAAAatagcgacaagcgtggcccatggcccaccattgtactaATATTGTCcaaacttaaccacccgttagaTGTTGAGTTTTTATCACAAAAGCTCTCGGTACAATTAGGTGCATGTGATCCactcacttataagttatattttatttgtcactttttccAATGTGgtatctttcctctccaacacgccccctcacgtgcaacctagctctaagtatgcacgtggaattaattgacaaacccaattccacattggaaatcgGGTCACAAGGCCCACATTAGACACTtgaccaatcacataacaatccaagacccacatcggacacttggcaATAATCCAATCGGAAACTTCCGATGGCCAATGTAATGAACTCAAACTAGGTCCATGATTAGATAAGTGATTAGTGAATCAATTCATGAATGAACTCATATTCAGGTCCATGAAGGCGACGTATTGAAGAgcgacccgctctgataccatgttaaacaacgACAAGCGTGGCTTGTGGCCCactattgtaccgatactgtcccaacttaaccacccgataggtgttgggttttaatcacaaaaggcctcggtacaattgggtgtgatccacccactt
It encodes:
- the LOC112168428 gene encoding cellulose synthase-like protein E1 isoform X4, with product MGEERYLPLFETTRANGRVLYRLFAVSVFVGICLIWVYRVTHIPKACEDGRFGWMCLFAAELWFSFYWVVTQATRWSRIYRHTFKDRLSQRYEKELPGVDIFVCTADPIIEPPMMVMNTVLSVLAYDYPPEKLSVYLSDDGGSELTYYALLEAAEFAKHWIPHCKKYSVEPRSPAAYFISTASDAVGDQSQNQNRAGDVALIKKLYENMENKIENAVKLGRISEEVRSKHKGFSQWNSYSSKLDHDTILQIVVDGRNPNARDVEGCMLPTLVYLAREKRPQYHHNFKAGAMNALMGLKYGCPVEDVITGLSIQCRGWKSVYCNPTRKAFLGLNATTLLQILVQHKRWSEGNLQIMLSKYSAVWFGHGKISLGHQLGYLRYNLWAANCWATLIYSILPSLYLLRGTSLFPQISSRWIIPFAYVIIAKNIGSFLEYMWCGGTMLGWWNDQRIWLYQRITSYLFAFIDTIVHYLGYTDSAFVITAKVADADVSERYKKEIMEFGGSCPMFTILATLALLNLYCFAGFVQAAVAGTIGFAEVYETMCLQILLCGVLIVINLPLYEALYLRKDKGKLPSSVAVKSMAFAGFACICSKFIY